The following DNA comes from Bombus terrestris chromosome 2, iyBomTerr1.2, whole genome shotgun sequence.
ttccatATTGTCTGGTCGACAGCTCGTACTGATTTTTCGCTCGACAAGGATCATTCAGAATTGCCGCGAACTTTTAGTTATTATCGGAATTAATATGAATACCAAATTGGTACATCATACCGGTAAGACAACTTCCCACGGTTATTTTTTTCACCCTTCgttaaacattattttatagAGCATGAACTTCTACCAATGCCATCAATTTACCGCTCCTTACGATTTACAAATTCTTATACTTAGgtactttaattttataaattaaatagacagctttgtatatgtatatcgtgtcATAACATGGCTAGCGCatcttttaatatatgtataagaattacctaaaaagtaaaattacttAAAGATACACACTAACCTTATAAaaaggtatattttaaaaaaattctattatttatataaaccaATATCTGTATCTCTAACGTAGAATGTCTATAGGGTCTTATTATAGAATTCTATAAACACATATATAAAATCCAACAATTTACAATCGAGGCACGCTGTTTAGCCACCACTAAAACAAAGCGCAACTCGATTCAGGAGAACATCGCACGGGGCAATAAAATTTGACCCGTGTTGGTATCGGATGAATTTAGGTTCGCACATATTCGAACACGGATTTTAACTCGAAAATGTCGGAGAATGCAAGACGAACTAGCCGACACCGCTCAGAAGCATATTATCAGTTCGTTCTGCGCTCATAGGAAACCGCAATTTCCACGGATTATACGGACGAAAACTGACTCGCCTGACTGTATAGCGTTGGCCAGGCTAGTGGAATTCATGGGTCGCGGGTTATGCCGCATTCGGTGGTATGTAGTAATTAGCAACATTGCTTGCAGAACCCAAAGGTGGAAGGAGGACGACCGAAGTAGGATCGGGATATCGCCAACACGGATTTCATTCGAAGGAATACAACGCGGCAAATTACTGTTACTATGCGGCCCATCGATTGTTTCCGTACGAACCGACTATCATGATCGACTAGGTTTTTCTTTCGAGATTTCGTAACGTTTATtggataatattatattttttacgatagaaattttttaaaaagttttattaaaaaatattttagtctaaaaaaaattttttaatttcgaatttttataattttatcgattatgtgattttttataaaaataacaaattaaattaaatataaaaatataaaattctataaaataaagtttttcGTTTTGAATCTGATGAATCATCAACAGTTTAAAAACGGCAATAGTGCTTCCCGTGATGTTATAAAACCACTGGAGACGACGCCAGCTCAATTGTTTGAGCTCagcttaatattaaatttcataaagtCTCAAACATCTGTAGCTGAATTATCGTCCTAGTTTGTTGTTTCCTAGGAGAAAGCAAAAACCGAGTTGGATGCAAGAAGACGAAATAATTTCGAACTTCTTCGTCTGATATCTTTTTTGCTATCAATTTCTACCTGCCAACTGAACTTCAACAAAACTGCAGGAACAACTGACGCTAATGCAACCTCGTAGATCGTTACAGAACAGCTTAAAATGCAGATTCGCGTGTTACCATTATAATATGGCATGTCGAAGAGCAGCGAGGGCAAAGATTAACCTTAAAATTGGATCCATGAATTTCACATACTAATGCTTAATCATTCAGAAATCATTCATTAATCAGAATCAAGAAACTATTGCAAAAAGCACAGGAGGTTAGCTGCAAGTGATTTTTACaagaaagaaatttcatttcttaacGGAACCTCTTGACAAATACACAACGCGGGCATGTTTAACTACATAGTAAACTTCTAGTACTTCAACGCAACATCTTCCGCATTAAACgcttaatttaaattacattctgTTTTATTTGACGATACGCTATGGTTAAACAAATTAAACTAACAGTTTTTACTTTTTATGACAATGTGACAATATGAGAATTAACAGAGACGCGCAATCTAGCGTAAGTCTGTACAATTAATCAGAAGATAGACAATCGGTAACAAACGCAATAGATCTCCAAGTGAAATATTGTATGAATAAAATCATCTTGGGACCCCATCAATCAAAGATGAGATTCAATATGCAACAAACTTCGAAGCTACTTTTAAAAATCTCGATAAGATTGTTTATTTGTATGAGCATCATACGATACATTATCTTATCACTCtttatttctacattttgtCCTGATAAACTTGCACACTACGAGAAATACATTTATTCATGGATTCCAAAGGTGTAATTTATATTCCGTCGCTTTCTGCTTTTTATGCGAGGATACGTAGCTCAGTGGATACTTGTCAACTTTCGCTGATActagataaatcaaatttaaatttgccATTAAATTGCGTAGCAACTTGACTATgtgttattgaaattaattaatcaatagcCAAATAATGATCTGAATCTCCTTttcatattatatgtaattattatatattctaatatataattagtttttcatatgtataccaaatatacgtgtgtatatatgtcgggttagcgttagatttaggggcgtgtaacgaatcttcattcggactagccatcgttgttgtacaatagagattatatttactggtataaatattgacttttacaaagtttgacaaataaccgtggtgattagacactcgagatgttaatgacaatgttcttaggttcaataacgaatccacgggataactctttgttaaacgtagaatatattttgaagcacaaagtaacgtttgctgtgacgctcggtataatactGCACGTAAAGATGATGTGAAAACTCTCCATGGTGATtgcaagaataaaagactgatggaaactttcctctccttacgatcgcgtttgttcgttgcatattggccggggataccaacaaaattccagccgcaGTTGCTATGCAGACCCGCATAgagctgacattgctcctgctcggggtttgattgttaatacaacgtgtgtcccacagtattggcacttctctgttaggtaaaaacgttcatctcgcgaccgtggctacgttcaacgaccagttgtgtcacctcaAGCTCAAGCCCactgtcacaaatctcgggcaaacataatcggattgaattataacaactacttctaaattttattatttaaatacagctataataaatagtctaaagtattggggatcttcccaaaaattctaaaagaaagatcccgatgtcctttcatctacgacatatatatacgtaaatattaaGAATGCGTAGGTATATTTTAGTTTTATGACATGAAAatgcaatttaatattttgGGAGTAATATCTATTGTATCGTAccagaataaaaagaattaccAAAATATactagaataaaaaagaaataattgatcATTAATTCTACGAAATATCAATAATgttaagaattaaatattttaattcaaattaaatacCGGTATTTCTATTGTTTGAGATATACATATGAACTGTTATGAATTATGATCAATTTACGATTCACGTTATAAATTATGCTGCTTGCGTGTTATCAAATACGGAACAATTTACGCGCTCGTTGCTCGTTTTGaggtacgtacatatgtatgcatGTGTATATGAATGATGACGAAACAGTATTCCGCAACACATACGCACGCGCATTGCACGTGCTTACAATCATATAGTAACACTTCGTTCGTTCTCTGCTGATCATAGTCTAATTTCCGTAGAATATACCAAAAAGGAAACGATAGCCGTACCATagattgaaagaaataaaagcacGAGGTATACAACAATCTTTATTCAGTTACGTAACAAAAATTGTGAAAAAATATGAGATATCGTTGGTGTTTGTTCGTATTTATTCATTTCAGAGTTCACGCTGTAGCCACAACTTATTGTGATCTATTGCAGTCTaacagtaataataaatttgaatagtGATATCATGACCCAAAGATCAAATTCCGTAGACATTCGAGACCTACAAGATATACAGACACCCTTTGGAGTATGTTTATCAGGAATCTATAAAAGGTAGAACAAATTTTTTACTTCTATTTAACCTAGGAATAAAAATACTCTGAAACTTATGTACCCATCGTTTATTAATATCTCCTTATGTTTTTTACAGGAGTTTTGCTTATATAACAATTAAAGATAGATTACCagtaattttaacaaaaataattgatACTCTCAGTCGTAACAAAGAAAATATTGCTGAAATATATGGAGAGGTAAAACACACATTTGAAGATTCATTTGATAAAATCTAGTGACTTATGTCAAACACCTATAACTTTTAAACTGTTTAGAATGCCACAgaagaaattaaacaaataacaGGATTTatcagtaaattaaaaaatgaaatagcaACAAATAAAACTTTAAAACCTCTACAATTGCTACCTGATAGTAAAGACAATGATGCTGAAGAATGgaataaatatctaataaaaaGAACTGAAATAGAGGAGGGAACACCAACATGGTTTAATACTTCTTGGCTATATTGTGAATGCTATATGTATCGGGCACTTGCACAAGAATTTGCTCTCCTGTAAGTtccaagaaaaattaataatcaataGTATGTAATACAAATATGtgaacttttttattttcaggaaatctATGAAAAACTATGATCCTTTCGAACAACAGAAACAGAATGCATTTACAAATTCACTGGCTAGCATAGAAGCACTTTCTACTTATACTGTGAACCTCATACATAAAGTAGGAAATCTATCGATAGTCGAAACCAAAGACGAACTTTTTAAACTTCTTAAATCAAATCTTTGGGGTAACAAGTATGCTTTATTTCCTTCGCTACATTTTCTATCTTAATTTTTTGCATGTAATTCTGTCATTAAATTTATCAGAATATATTCTTTGTAGATGTGATTTATCTTTAAGTGCAGGAGCAGAAGTTAGTCAAAGTACTAATCCTATAGAAGTATTAAAGACATTAGATAAAGACATTCTTGTAAACAATTTAGAATTCGTTTGGAATTTATTAAGGAACAAAGACAGTGATGATACAAATATTGTAGATATAATACTTGATAATGCAGGTTATGAATTGTTTACTGATTTATGCTTAGCAGCATTCTTAATTGCAAGTAAACTTGCCAGAAAAATCAGGTTTTATGTAAAACGTTATCCATGGTATATCAGTGACACAACAGCAAATGATTTTCACTGGATtctaacatacatggaaaattcACCAAATGAAAGTATACAAGAATTAGCTAACTATCTGAAGAATAATGTATGGTCTATTGAGGTaatctgtttcttttctttttgttaatttaaaaatataattcttacaaaatattaatatcttccaTATCTTATTTAGGTAGAACTATATTGGACAAGTCCTTATGATTTTGCAGAGATGAAGAAACGTGACTCAAAATTATATGCTAAATTATCAGAAGCTAAATTAGCAATATTCAAAGGTGATTTAAATTATAGGAAATTACTAGGAGATATAAATTGGGAATATACAACAGAATTTAAACAATCATTAAGAGGGTTTCATCCAACAAATATCTTAAGTTTGAGAACTGTAAAATCTGATGTATGTGTTGGTTTAGTACCAGGTGTAGCAGAAGAATTATTTAAGGAAGATGAAAGTTGGATGTTTACAGGGCAATATGGACTTATTCAAACTACAATAGCTGGAACTTGTCAATGTTCTAACAAAACATGTTAAAATTCTATGAACCATAAGATATCAGAAACATTGAACTATGAACAAATTTCTATGTGCTGctgcatatattttgtattaaatgtgTACTATTCACAGTTCTGATGCATTTCATCCATTGTATATTCAGTGTACAGAATTgattgtatatattatgtatagtttatcaatttccaactacaaaaattacatatataatccAATTATTATAGCAGTTAATGAACACATACATGATTaatgattatttaaattgtataataagTATGTGATGCAAgctatgaaaataattatcaaaagctactctataattatatttcagtaATTATGTCTTTAGTAATTGTCTTTTTGAATTTCTCatacaaatttctaaatatgtattatattttgtattataatattagttttgtaattgaaatttcCATACTACAAACtatttttccaaaataaatgatttattaattatagatAAAATACTGTACACGCATAAACAtagaacataaaataaaattttgcgaATTCTATTTCAAAACCTTATTCATGTTCTTTTTATCTTGAATTAGAATTCTTCAAAATCCATGTAAATAATAAGCATTGATTTGTATGTTTCTTATATGCTATGTTATTTTAtcctatatttgtatatatctcATTTCTataaatacttaaataataaataattgctttattatcattatatacATTAATGATATACAatgataatagtatacaattaaTCTGTATCATTTAATGTAATTCCAAATGTATGTTTTAATATACCAAtccatattataaatttatattgaaaaatatacgcttttttactttcatttattaaaaccaaattatacaaaatattagttATGATAAAATAGTATTAGAATAAGGAATGTATTCTTTACCAAATACAATTCACTCTAAAacacttttttaaataaaatgtatataacacAATGAATAACATGTTtcaatcgtaaaagtatataatttttacagtCATGtgatatataaatgtatttggAAAGGTATATTACTCATAAcgtaagtatatttatataaaacaaaagaaaatgatgaatcaaaaatatcaaacatcatttctacaaaaataatttttacaaaatattaatacatccataatgttatattataacAGCTAATATAAAATACTAGCTTTTGATAgttaaaataaacatatattaGATTGTTGTAATTACATCTAATTTGATATGATGAAAGTACTAATTGTAACATGTGTCCTCGAAATTAAAAGAGTATCTCTATTCTATTTCTCTtatcttaaatttaaaaaaaaggataataataatataaagtattagACTTAAAATTTTTAGTGAATATATACtccaaatatttatatgtagcACCATACTCTACAGTTAAAAGAACTTGCAAATATCCTACCAAGTGGCAGTAGAACTcttagtaattaaaaaatttaattattaataaaaaaattttaatttacatatacCCATCAATAATACTCATGAATAACATCAAtttgaatttatagaaattagtTACTTTACTATCAGTAacatcgtaataataaatgCTAAAAAtgcttaatatttatgaaatgcgTTTGTCCAGCAAGCTCTTttttaagacaatttaaattatCTTGTCAAACaaattctttaataatatacaggtataaaattatgatatttattgACTATTTTGCTGTATTACAAGAAATTTAACAATAGCTCATACTTTTTAAATCTCTTTCAATAAGTATTTATGTTATTTTGGATGCAGTATAATAGTATTCCAATATTGCAGTAACATAAAAAAATCTATATatgtttataactttatagtaCTAAGGCAGCaatataaaaagattttagaatatctatttcttttgctcttatttattatttccaaaATGTATGtcaatatatgtttatataaacaaaaataagtTTATTGttctataatacataatatttaaacacataaaataattttatattatataaacttatgTAGGGAACCCCTCAACATTATGAACAAATTCAGTTGAATACATACAGGATGTTCCAAGAAATATTAATCAAAGATAACATAACATGCTGCTTTAAACTAAAAAGATCTATTATTAAATTAGTTAAATTAGTGGTAAAGTTCTAATCCTACAAGTACAAAATTTTTAACTACTATTATAACCATAAAAGGCACAAATACATTTGAAACTGTTTAATCCGTTCTAATGTAGATACTGAAACTGACTCTTatgtgtatttaaaatatatgaacctaaaatttttatagtttttaaataaaaggtaataatataaaacatatattcaAATCAATATGATCAGCTTAAATATTGTCaaaaataacaatataccttCCATTTAAAAGATCAATATATTTCCACAAATATAATTTGTGAACTAAATACTCAGAAATGCCATTGTTAAATACATActaaacttattataaatattcgattttCGTAATGAACAAAGATTTGAGACCGAATATTAAGTAATTGCACAAATTTACGATTTTATTAATCTAAGGCATATTTacgatatatgaaaaaatagaTGAAAAAGTGAAATAATTGAATTGTTTTTCATACATTGATCATTCAAATGTTGCTAGAAGATATTTAAATGtccgataaataaattattacgatTGTACAAACATTTCAAAGaaagattaaatatttcttgATCACCCTATACACATTTAAAGATTTGTAAAAGACGATAGTATATGTTACTGACATTAGTAACAATTATAATTCTTGAAAGTCCCTTATTCGTCTTTAATTTCATTTGCCTTGATACACTAATTATAACAAACAATCCCcactttatattttttctacttATCATATCGTATCATATCACATCGTATAATGTTAACAACAGTAACATATATACGATaggttaacaacaaaatttaCCGGGAACATACGTGCGTACCGCGTATTAATTAAGAACATAATAGCTTCGACATATTCGTTTGCTACCTCCAACTATTCCCATGTTACATTTCATCATAGATCATATCGATACATCGAGAAAGATTTAAGTGGGATAGAAATGACTTTCATAAACTATTGTTGACATCTGAGTACTTTACTGCCACCTAGTGAAACTATAAGTATACActagttaaaaaaaaataaaaacagattTTGGAAGTATAAACCTACTATAATCCAGTTTTCTATAAAGAAGACgtaaagaaacgataaaaattcgTCACCACTGTGCAAAGAATTACTTTCATTGCTTTCACATTTAGACAACTATCAGAAATGTGACATTTGATCCAACATTAAATGTCTGCCACATAATTGTCGCGTCTGTAAACATATGTATTTGCAGTCCATGTTCAGATAATAGACACAGAGAAGATATGGGACAAAACTCAGCACAGTGCAATCTTTTGTTCCTGAGCTGACATGGCACTACCCCACACGCAAAGTACTCATTCATACcttaaattttgttattctttttttctttttataatatttaaatatgaacATTCATAATTCAGCTATCAAATGTATTAAATAACAGTAATGGAAATGACTAATATTCTAAGTCTGCTTTACACAAGGTATTTGGTCTGAATTGTATGATCATTAATAACACTTGCAGCTACTCCATTTCAGATTGCAACAAAAATTTCTGTAAATTTGATAGTCCCAAGTATTCATACTAGTATCCAATATTTGCTTTATACACTTGTAATTTGTGAAAGAATTGTTACTTAGTGAATGCAGCAAATACCGCCCAAAGGACTGGATTAGCATTAGGTTTAGCAGCTTCTGCTTCAAAGTCAAGGTCCAATAATGTTCGCACTCGTCGCATCGCTAGTTCATAGTCGTCATCTGAGAGAGGTGCAAACGCATTTTCTAATACATCAGCTGCATGAGCTAAAATAACTAAAGCTAATATTCGCCTATCCATACGGCCAGCATCATTGACCCAGCGGCTTAACACGGCTTCTTGAATCTGagagatataaaaaatacattttttatatataatttccctgtcattataattttttaatttcaacaatCTTTTAAACAAGATTCATACAATTTAATCGTGTTTAcacttttatgtatatataaatttatatataggtAATAAGATATTACTTTCACTTAAATATAATGAGTAAACTAAAGACATAATGAGTTGAAACTTAAATTAAAGATAACGagtaaactaaaaaataatacaaaaagaaTTTACCTTTTTTACAAGTCGACTTTTGGCAAGATTATCAGTAAGAGGATGAGTTGTCATATCAAAGAGTAAGAAATTCTGTTTTTCAGTTGTCAAAACTCCTTTCTCAACAAGATTTTTAGCTAATCTTTCTCTAACATTTTTCAACTGATATCTTAATTTGAGTGGATTCCATGTTTCTCCTAAATAAGGAAagatatttaagatattataggagtatattataaaaaatttgttatcaaATAAGTATATTTTCATGCTTAACTAACCACTGAGATATTCAATCCAACTAGGAACAGTTTCAGGTGGATCAGTTTCTTTTAGGTGTTTTATAGCTTCGTCTAACAGAACATCTCCTGTAGGAGCATCATTTTTCAGTAGAAGTTTCCTCACCAATAGTCCCTTTTTGCGCATACCAGCTTTTTCTAGTTCTACACGACCACGGAATCCAAGTTCTGCCAAAATACAACCACGTAATCCGGAACTTATGCAATCATTCCAAAATGATGTGTAACCCTGtaagaaaatatatgttttaaaaCTCGGGTATtgatttataatacattttactATGCATGACAGCAAAGAAATTAACTACAGAGTTGACAATAATGTCAGCAAACCTCCTTGTCCTTCAGGCCAAGTAATAAAACTTCCTCCATGAGTGTCAATCTGGTTTCCTTATCAGAATCTTGGGATTCGTCGATCTTGGGATTTGAATTAAGATCTTTTTGCATGGTACAGTCTGTATCCATACCATGGCCAGATAGTTTATCATCTTGGCTAATATCATTAGAGCCATCCTGGCCTAGACCACTACCACTACTGCTGTTAACAACACGTCGTCGTTGTACCAATCCGTCAGTGCGATTCATTATTTGACGAAGCTGTGCTTCTTTTACGATTACGTCCGCGTGTCAAATACGCCACCGTGTCGCCTTTACTTCCGATGATTAGGTGTGTAGTCAACCGTAGTTAAAGCAATCTGGCGGCATGTATTGAACAATACACACTATATTGTTGACGTTTTAACAAATATGACATATCTTTTCAAGATGGCCAATCTTTGCGAATGTCGTTATTTTGTTCCACTAGTATTATCTGTTTTTATTACGTTTGTATTATACACAATTAAAAACAAGCCTCTATACGTTATGCGTAACACTATCGTACTCAACGTAGTTCGTTATTTCTGCGATACATTTACCTCGGCGCTAATGTTTTCGGAAAGAAACCTATCACAGCTCCGATCAAGGCCCTCTCAACTCTCAACACTCATCGAGCCTAGGATGCGAATCGCGCACCGCGTATTGCAATTGTTTAGAATGCTCACTCGACTCAGACAGAGAGATCCTGCCGTTCGGTCGGTAATATCGGTAGTTTTGTTTATCATCGTCATGTCAAGTTTATATAAAACTTcctgtaataattaaaaaacccatccacgtacatatgtatatatacatatgtaatatctTGTCATGAGTTTTGCATGCCCGTGCGCAAAAGTTCGTTTCCTCCGATTCCTCAAATAAATTTTGATGAACAATTAAAACTGAATACGTTTTCTTAAATTATATCTGTTTATGAAATACAACATCAAatagtttgaaacaaattttgcTATTTTCAACTATTAATGATTGTATGTATATgagcaaatatatatgtatatttttagaaaagtgtaaaattgaaaaatcccTGTTGATTCGACTTTGTTTAATTCAAAGTactgaaaattttaaatactaCTATCCTTTTTTTAAAGTTTGTTTCGTTTCCTTTGCAATACCGAAGTAGACTAACGTTATTATATTTCGATTGGAAGGAGATCCGTAACATTTACGAACACACAAAGCATTTTATTTTCAATCCTACAATATACTTTACAATGGTTAGAAATGCGATTATATGATACAAAGCACTCAAAGACCGTTCCATTTCTGATAATAACCTCACCAACAATAAATCCTCCGGTTAAATCAACTTCTTCCATGCACTGTAAACACGTAATGAAACGAATTTCGAATACTTATCAAACAACAGAATAGCATAACCCGGATAAAGTGTACACCTTTTTGTATTGTAATTAATGTAGCAACCGTGGTACTATTTTATTAGATCGCAATATTTACGTATATGGTACTTAATTACTCTCGCGAAGAATTCACATAATGCAAAATACTAATATCTGAATGAGGGCTTTTCTACATTATaagattattacataatagcaaCATAAAATAACGTTCGTGGCAAATGTAACTGAATTACCGCGCTCTGGTATATCTCTATTTTATCAGACGTGACTTTTCTAACCACGAAACATAGTAAAAACGATGCCATAGTAATAACTAATATCTTTCTATTAATGTTAAGACACCAGAGATTTTCATATGTATcatatagatacatacatactaTTTTAGCAAGCAATATCTGCTGGCTTTCTTCGATAAAGGGAAAGACGCTAATATGTAACCagaacaatgaaagaaaaatgctCGTCACTCTCTGTTCTTGTAAATGTGCATATAGAACCAGTAACACGGTaacgattattttttattgctcGTGAACAATGGAGCGAAACGAAAATTACAGCCTGTGAGGCTTGCGTTGTCGTTTCACAGCGAATCATTAACTTTTACAGTTAAACTATACGTGTCCTCGAAAGTACTAATAAAATGATACGTGTTCTCGCGTATACCGTATACTATGTATCCGCATCACTCGATGTTACGTAAAACTTTGTACGAACGGTTATCTTGGTAAATTCAGAAATATCAATATATGGTGATTGGCGCAGAAAGAAGTAGTAAAGTATCTAAACAGCCATGACTGTAAATTATAGTATAGGAAATACGCAAGCTAGAAAAGGTTATGTTAGTTGTGATaacgattatttttataatttcctttatGACATTACTTTCTGTTTATTCTCTGTTTTATTATTGTCATTTACATTCAATCTAAACCTAACTCAAACCTAACCCAAACCAAACGCATAATTTCAACATATCTGCATGTTCAACTATCTATCGTGTTAGAAAATACATACGTAAAATGTTTTGTATTCAAGCGAGGTATAATCACTGTATTATCGGGGTTAGTGACACTCTACAGCCGATCGTGGTGTACGCTGATATTGAGCTTAATGAT
Coding sequences within:
- the LOC100651067 gene encoding damage-control phosphatase ARMT1 isoform X1, producing the protein MTQRSNSVDIRDLQDIQTPFGVCLSGIYKRSFAYITIKDRLPVILTKIIDTLSRNKENIAEIYGENATEEIKQITGFISKLKNEIATNKTLKPLQLLPDSKDNDAEEWNKYLIKRTEIEEGTPTWFNTSWLYCECYMYRALAQEFALLKSMKNYDPFEQQKQNAFTNSLASIEALSTYTVNLIHKVGNLSIVETKDELFKLLKSNLWEYILCRCDLSLSAGAEVSQSTNPIEVLKTLDKDILVNNLEFVWNLLRNKDSDDTNIVDIILDNAGYELFTDLCLAAFLIASKLARKIRFYVKRYPWYISDTTANDFHWILTYMENSPNESIQELANYLKNNVWSIEVELYWTSPYDFAEMKKRDSKLYAKLSEAKLAIFKGDLNYRKLLGDINWEYTTEFKQSLRGFHPTNILSLRTVKSDVCVGLVPGVAEELFKEDESWMFTGQYGLIQTTIAGTCQCSNKTC
- the LOC100649723 gene encoding Golgi phosphoprotein 3 homolog sauron, with amino-acid sequence MNRTDGLVQRRRVVNSSSGSGLGQDGSNDISQDDKLSGHGMDTDCTMQKDLNSNPKIDESQDSDKETRLTLMEEVLLLGLKDKEGYTSFWNDCISSGLRGCILAELGFRGRVELEKAGMRKKGLLVRKLLLKNDAPTGDVLLDEAIKHLKETDPPETVPSWIEYLSGETWNPLKLRYQLKNVRERLAKNLVEKGVLTTEKQNFLLFDMTTHPLTDNLAKSRLVKKIQEAVLSRWVNDAGRMDRRILALVILAHAADVLENAFAPLSDDDYELAMRRVRTLLDLDFEAEAAKPNANPVLWAVFAAFTK
- the LOC100651067 gene encoding damage-control phosphatase ARMT1 isoform X2; this translates as MTQRSNSVDIRDLQDIQTPFGVCLSGIYKRSFAYITIKDRLPVILTKIIDTLSRNKENIAEIYGENATEEIKQITGFISKLKNEIATNKTLKPLQLLPDSKDNDAEEWNKYLIKRTEIEEGTPTWFNTSWLYCECYMYRALAQEFALLKSMKNYDPFEQQKQNAFTNSLASIEALSTYTVNLIHKVGNLSIVETKDELFKLLKSNLWGNKCDLSLSAGAEVSQSTNPIEVLKTLDKDILVNNLEFVWNLLRNKDSDDTNIVDIILDNAGYELFTDLCLAAFLIASKLARKIRFYVKRYPWYISDTTANDFHWILTYMENSPNESIQELANYLKNNVWSIEVELYWTSPYDFAEMKKRDSKLYAKLSEAKLAIFKGDLNYRKLLGDINWEYTTEFKQSLRGFHPTNILSLRTVKSDVCVGLVPGVAEELFKEDESWMFTGQYGLIQTTIAGTCQCSNKTC